The following proteins are co-located in the Pseudomonas antarctica genome:
- a CDS encoding YceI family protein has protein sequence MLKKTLAALAIGSALMSAGSVMAADYVVDKEGQHAFVDFKISHLGYSFITGTFKDLDGKFSFDAAKPEDSKIEFNVRTASVFTNHAERDKHISSKDFLDVGKFADAKFVSTSVKTTGKNAAGQVTADVTGDLTFHGVTKPIVVKATFLGEGKDPWGGYRAGFEGTTSFNRQDFGKQMDLGPASNTVELYVTFEGVKAK, from the coding sequence ATGTTGAAAAAGACGCTCGCCGCTCTGGCAATCGGTTCTGCTCTGATGTCCGCAGGTTCGGTGATGGCCGCTGATTATGTTGTCGACAAAGAAGGCCAGCACGCCTTCGTTGACTTCAAGATCAGCCACTTGGGCTATAGCTTCATCACCGGTACTTTCAAGGACCTGGACGGCAAGTTCAGCTTCGACGCTGCCAAGCCTGAAGACAGCAAGATCGAGTTCAACGTACGTACCGCCAGCGTGTTCACCAACCACGCCGAACGTGACAAGCACATCTCCAGCAAAGACTTCCTGGACGTTGGCAAGTTTGCCGATGCCAAGTTCGTCTCCACCAGTGTTAAAACCACCGGTAAAAATGCTGCAGGCCAAGTCACTGCCGACGTGACCGGCGACCTGACTTTCCACGGCGTGACCAAGCCGATCGTCGTCAAGGCCACCTTCCTGGGTGAAGGCAAAGATCCATGGGGCGGCTACCGTGCCGGCTTTGAAGGCACCACCAGCTTCAACCGCCAGGACTTCGGCAAGCAGATGGACCTGGGCCCAGCGTCCAACACTGTTGAGCTGTACGTGACGTTTGAAGGTGTGAAAGCGAAGTAA
- a CDS encoding cytochrome b: MQLRNSPARYGWVSIVLHWGVALVVFGLFALGLWMVGLDYYSTWRKDAPDLHKSIGITLFAIMLVRIVWRLISPPPPPLASYSRLTRIGAAFGHAFLYLGLFAVMIAGYLISTADGVGIPVFGLFEIPAVVSGLPDQADTAGVVHLYLAWVLVVFAGLHGVAAFKHHFIDRDATLTRMLGRKA; this comes from the coding sequence ATGCAACTACGTAACTCACCGGCCCGCTATGGCTGGGTCAGCATTGTTTTGCACTGGGGCGTGGCCCTGGTGGTGTTCGGTTTGTTCGCCCTGGGCCTGTGGATGGTCGGTCTCGACTATTACAGCACCTGGCGCAAAGACGCGCCTGACCTGCACAAGAGCATTGGCATTACGCTGTTCGCCATCATGCTGGTGCGCATTGTCTGGCGCCTGATCAGCCCGCCGCCGCCTCCACTGGCCAGCTACAGCCGCTTGACCCGTATCGGGGCTGCGTTTGGCCATGCTTTCCTTTATCTCGGGCTGTTTGCCGTGATGATTGCCGGTTACCTGATTTCCACCGCAGACGGTGTCGGTATCCCGGTGTTTGGCCTGTTTGAGATTCCTGCCGTGGTTTCCGGGCTACCGGACCAGGCAGACACCGCCGGTGTGGTGCATCTGTACCTCGCCTGGGTGTTGGTGGTCTTCGCCGGCTTGCACGGCGTGGCTGCGTTTAAACACCATTTTATCGATCGTGATGCGACCCTGACGCGAATGCTGGGGCGCAAAGCCTGA
- a CDS encoding adenosylmethionine--8-amino-7-oxononanoate transaminase → MGLNNQWMQRDLAVLWHPCTQMKDHQQLPLIPIKRGEGVWLEDFEGKRYLDAVSSWWVNVFGHANPRINQRIKDQVDQLEHVILAGFSHQPVIELSERLVAMTPDGLTRCFYADNGSSCIEVALKMSFHYWLNRGLPNKKRFVTLTNSYHGETIAAMSVGDVPLFTETYKALLLDTIKVPSPDCYLRPEGMSWEEHSRTMFLAMEQTLAEHHDTVAAVIVEPLIQGAGGMRMYHPVYLQLLRVACDRYGVHLIHDEIAVGFGRTGSMFACEQAGIRPDFLCLSKALTGGYLPLAAVVTTDDVYDAFYDDYPTLRAFLHSHSYTGNPLACAAALATLDIFEEDNVIENNKALAQRMATATAHLVDHPHVSEVRQTGMVLAIEMVQDKATKTAYPWQERRGLKVFEHALERGALLRPLGSVVYFLPPYVITPEQIDFLAEVASEGIDIATNSKVSVAVPKDFHPGFRDPG, encoded by the coding sequence ATGGGCTTGAATAACCAGTGGATGCAACGCGACCTCGCGGTGCTGTGGCATCCCTGCACCCAGATGAAAGACCACCAGCAACTGCCGCTGATCCCGATCAAGCGCGGTGAAGGCGTCTGGCTGGAAGACTTCGAAGGCAAGCGCTACCTCGACGCCGTCAGCTCCTGGTGGGTCAATGTGTTCGGCCATGCCAACCCGCGTATCAACCAGCGCATCAAGGACCAGGTGGACCAGCTGGAACACGTGATCCTCGCCGGTTTCAGCCACCAGCCGGTGATTGAGCTGTCCGAACGCCTGGTGGCGATGACGCCCGACGGCCTGACCCGCTGCTTTTATGCCGATAACGGCTCGTCGTGCATCGAAGTCGCGCTGAAGATGAGCTTTCACTACTGGCTCAACCGCGGCCTGCCGAACAAAAAGCGCTTCGTCACCCTGACCAACAGCTACCACGGCGAAACCATCGCTGCGATGTCGGTCGGCGACGTGCCGCTGTTTACCGAAACCTACAAGGCGCTGCTGCTGGACACGATCAAAGTGCCGAGCCCGGATTGCTACCTGCGCCCCGAAGGCATGAGCTGGGAGGAACACTCGCGCACGATGTTCCTGGCCATGGAACAGACCCTGGCCGAGCATCACGACACGGTCGCCGCCGTGATCGTCGAGCCGCTGATCCAGGGTGCCGGCGGCATGCGCATGTATCACCCGGTGTACCTCCAGCTGTTGCGCGTAGCCTGCGACCGCTACGGCGTGCACTTGATCCACGACGAAATCGCCGTCGGCTTCGGCCGTACCGGCAGCATGTTCGCCTGTGAACAGGCCGGCATCCGCCCGGACTTCCTGTGCCTGTCCAAGGCCCTCACCGGCGGCTACCTGCCGCTGGCGGCCGTGGTCACCACCGACGACGTCTACGACGCTTTCTACGACGACTACCCGACGCTGCGCGCCTTCCTGCACTCCCACAGCTACACCGGCAACCCGCTGGCGTGCGCGGCGGCCCTGGCGACGCTGGATATTTTCGAAGAAGACAACGTCATCGAAAACAACAAGGCCCTGGCCCAGCGCATGGCCACGGCCACCGCGCACCTGGTTGACCACCCGCATGTGTCGGAAGTGCGCCAGACCGGCATGGTGCTGGCCATCGAGATGGTCCAGGACAAAGCCACCAAAACCGCCTACCCGTGGCAGGAGCGCCGTGGGTTGAAAGTGTTCGAACACGCCCTGGAACGCGGTGCTCTATTGCGGCCGCTGGGCAGCGTGGTGTATTTCCTGCCGCCGTACGTGATTACGCCGGAGCAAATCGACTTTTTGGCTGAAGTGGCCAGTGAAGGCATCGATATTGCGACCAACAGTAAAGTCAGCGTGGCAGTGCCAAAGGACTTCCACCCAGGCTTCCGAGATCCAGGTTGA